A genomic stretch from Solanum stenotomum isolate F172 chromosome 8, ASM1918654v1, whole genome shotgun sequence includes:
- the LOC125874799 gene encoding uncharacterized protein LOC125874799: MKKAAILLMLLFATVANSSQKDGLLSNGNFELGPKPSQMKGTKVVDRHAIPNWEISGYVEYIKSGQTQGDMLLPVPQGDYAVRLGEDASIKTKVKVIKGVFYSISFVFARTCAQEEKLNVSVSPNSEPNDWGILPLQTMYSSEGWDSYSWGFLAEADEIDIVIHNPAVEKDPACGPLIDFVALKALKTPKRPRGNMLKNGNFEEGPYIFPNTTWGVLIPPNIEDDHSPLLGWMIESLKAVKYIDSEHFHVPEGKRAVELVAGRESALAQVVRTRPGKIYDLLFSIGDASNSCEGSMLVEAFAGKITMQFPYESKGKGGFKRARLRFTAISPRTRVRFLSTYYHMKSDNSGSLCGPVVDDVRLVGVRNPHLP, encoded by the exons atgaagaaggcaGCCATATTGTTGATGCTGCTCTTTGCCACTGTTGCTAATTCATCTCAAAAGGATG GATTATTGTCAAACGGCAACTTCGAGCTAGGTCCAAAACCATCGCAAATGAAAGGGACAAAAGTAGTAGACCGTCACGCAATCCCCAACTGGGAAATCTCAGGTTACGTCGAATACATAAAATCAGGCCAAACACAAGGCGACATGCTTCTTCCAGTGCCGCAAGGAGATTACGCAGTTAGGCTGGGTGAAGACGCATCTATTAAGACCAAAGTGAAAGTGATAAAAGGAGTTTTCTACTCAATTTCATTTGTCTTTGCTAGAACTTGTGCGCAAGAAGAGAAATTGAATGTTTCCGTTTCCCCTAATTCTGAGCCGAATGATTGGGGAATACTGCCATTGCAGACGATGTACAGTTCTGAAGGATGGGATTCGTATTCATGGGGATTTTTGGCTGAGGCGGATGAAATTGATATTGTGATTCATAATCCAGCTGTGGAGAAGGACCCGGCTTGTGGCCCGCTTATAGATTTCGTTGCTCTTAAGGCTTTGAAAACACCCAAAAGACCAAGAG GCAACATGTTGAAAAATGGTAACTTTGAGGAGGGTCCATACATTTTCCCTAACACAACATGGGGTGTTCTAATTCCTCCCAATATTGAAGATGATCATTCTCCTTTACTTGGATGGATGATTGAATCTCTCAAAGCAGTAAAATACATCGATTCTGAACACTTCCACGTGCCCGAGGGCAAACGAGCCGTCGAGCTCGTGGCCGGAAGAGAGAGTGCCCTAGCACAAGTTGTGAGGACAAGACCAGGAAAAATATATGATTTGCTTTTCTCAATTGGTGATGCTAGCAACTCTTGTGAAGGATCCATGCTTGTTGAGGCATTTGCTGGAAAAATTACTATGCAATTTCCTTATGAATCTAAAGGTAAAGGTGGATTCAAGAGGGCTAGGCTTAGGTTCACCGCAATTTCACCACGCACAAGAGTGAGGTTTTTGAGCACGTATTATCATATGAAGAGTGATAATTCGGGTTCGTTGTGTGGTCCTGTGGTCGATGATGTGAGATTGGTAGGAGTTCGCAATCCCCACCTTCCATAG